A single region of the Accipiter gentilis chromosome 6, bAccGen1.1, whole genome shotgun sequence genome encodes:
- the TMEM248 gene encoding transmembrane protein 248, giving the protein MFNINLLENLKVYISSRPPLVVFMISVSAMAIAFLTLGYFFKIKEIKSPEMTEDWNTFLLRFNDLDFCISENETLKHLINDTTTPESTVTSGQARSSTQSPQALEDSGPINISVTITLTLDPLRPFGGYSRNVTHLSSTIFGHQIGLSGRESHEEINITFTLPAAWNSDDCVLHGHCEQVVFTTCMTVTAASNVFPVTVQPPHCVPETYSNATLWYKIFTTARDSNTKYAQDYNPFWCYKGAIGKVYHALNPKLTVIVPDDDRSLINLHLMHTSYFLFVMVITMFCYAVIKGRPSKLRQSNTEFCSEKVALSEA; this is encoded by the exons ATGTTCAACATAAACCTGTTGGAGAACCTGAAGGTTTACATCAGCAGTCGACCTCCGCTTGTGGTCTTTATGATCAGTGTAAGCGCTATGGCAATAGCTTTTCTGACACTGGGTTATTTCTTCAAAATCAAGGAGATCAAGTCACCAGAAATGACAGAG GACTGGAATACTTTCCTCCTGAGGTTTAATGATTTGGACTTCTGTATATCTGAGAATGAAACCTTAAAGCATCTCATCAATGATACCACAACTCCAGAAAGTACGGTGACTAGTGGACAGGCGAGATCTTCTACACAGTCTCCACAGGCTCTTGAGGACTCTGGTCCAATAAACATCTCTGTTACAATCACGTTGACGCTGGACCCACTCAGACCATTTGGGGGATATTCTCGCAATGTCACACATCTAAGTTCCACAATTTTTGGACACCAAATTGGACTCTCAG GCAGAGAATCCCATGAGGAGATAAATATTACATTCACCCTGCCGGCTGCCTGGAATTCAGATGACTGCGTTCTTCATGGCCACTGCGAGCAGGTTGTGTTCACAACCTGCATGACTGTGACAGCAGCCAGCAATGTATTTCCTGTCACAGT tcAGCCACCGCATTGTGTTCCTGAAACATACAGCAATGCTACGCTTTGGTACAAGATCTTCACCACAGCAAGGGACTCTAATACAAAATATGCACAAGATTATAACCCTTTCTGGTGTTACAAAGGAGCAATCGGAAAAGTGTATCATGCTTTAAATCCCAAGCTAACTGTTATAGTTCCAGAT GATGATCGTTCTCTAATAAACCTGCATCTCATGCATACCAGTTACTTTCTTTTTGTGATGGTGATTACAATGTTCTGCTATGCAGTTATTAAAGGCAGACCAAGCAAACTAAGGCAAAGCAATACAGAATTCTGCTCTGAAAAG gttGCTTTGTCGGAAGCATAA